Proteins encoded in a region of the Teredinibacter purpureus genome:
- a CDS encoding type I polyketide synthase, which produces MEAFIKKVRHLSPKQVMLLAVEQQKKLQKFSAHSKEPIAIIGAACKMPAGANDLASYWALLAAGKDGITSSSNERWNMDDFYSKDKSAPGKMYTKRLGLVDGVDTFDAEFFGIAPKEAERMDPQQRILLETCWHALEHAGQCSKTLSGTRTGVFIGACNQDYTNLRIGIANRLGHETVTPYDGTGTTFSVAAGRIAYTLGLQGPCFTIDTACSSSLVALHLATQSLLSGESDMAICGGVSLILDPTTSIIFSKANMLSADGRCKTFDAKADGYVRGEGCGVVVLKRLSAAEKDGDRIVGLLAGSALNQDGASQGLTAPNENAQAALLREALANAGLKADDIDYIEAHGTGTSLGDPIEMSAISSVFGKRDNKPPLRVGSAKTNIGHTEAASGMAGLIKVLLSMENETIPPHINFSEPSPLIPWDEMSVEIPTKCQPWKKNTKTRYAGVSSFGFSGSNAHIILAEAPAPKKPKHSTQIPGQAPYILPLSAKSSDALVQQAKQLQALVAKKPSVDLASLCAAASTGRNHFKVRDSLVFHDLAELQEQLKMSVNGEETTGCTPANTAFLFSGQGSQYWGMARQLYKREAFFKQTLDQCEQLLTEHMDIGLTELLWGEDQEALNNTRYTQPVLFAVQFSMAKLWQHWGMKPSVVLGHSVGEYVAACIAGVFTVADALKLIAARGRLMQERCAPGGMAVIFKGLGEVQQLLAEHSCRLDIAAINGPDNTVVSGEKGALQKFICALEEQNIRTVSLVVSHAFHSTMMDSMLDEFRDVAQSIQYTSPTLSVISNVTGKMAYDELCSADYWVSHVRSPVNFYQSINTIAENGVNICLEVGPGTSLLAMAKPIIASQHDNPENYYWFSSMGRKFNDGEKILETLAGLYRMGLEVNWGNFYASTQLEHVDLPRYPFQRNRYWMTQHQLGESFTTPSLREGSLNNGHPLLGSQLDIALADKHYFESYLSLESPAYMDEHRLYGVPVVAGASHTSALLQAAGQHYAQDTHLQIRDIAFSKALVLNEKVEGLLCSKATKVQIVLNSLDEKDETLSACMLSQPINSEAKGTWQTHVSAKISKAKTVPASPITSITALHAGMGQDLTSEIFYEGFWEKGYTIGTAFKWLGEGRKGKNSAIRELSLTGRSEISEDYLFYPGLLDACFQVIDRADPNLSGKKDGETLFVPFHIDEFNFYKVIDPSKKLYCYVELLVDSQQGTGSKILSDLWILSDENEVIAHIKGFEARKTTRTLLQATLDAAQPTVSNDQHQNAVNDIYIEQWQTIENSTAEISRTAHEKPLLILVSKKNRSWAQTCFDNGERPVLFVIPSTTTCAAPNVAHFQNNASVEMVLNSDDHWQALWDVMGTIAAGQWQALYTLGLDCENNLERSINANVAVPNDAELYLPLLQCLQQVQKMPASNIVHLACLSRRGHLIEPADSVDPLQRMMWGMLRSAQLELPNISVQMIDIDAVNATTGDQLTTILHSSRASLQTEQLGIRSGSLYVNRLQPMTPTHSVENTENIAIDHEKIILITGGLGGLGLSIAKSCIDKGAKHVALLSRRAPNDEINLTLDGLREHASIYCLQADIGERDSLINALSQLPANRSIGGVVHAAGVLHDGLLNQLTADSFQHVTRPKIQGAWNLHTLIDNTALDFFVMFSSIAATCGSTGQANYAAGNAFLDGLAELRRSQGVTAASIQWGPWGESGMATRLDERHLGLMAARGLEPLSDQRGLEAFHILRTGETADVSLVAHIDWNRYVDALPFSGQNRPAFYRDLLTPTLIKKEEQLIDALMTLPADERNAHLKDYLQTLLAKTLGFKDKRKIKNRDKLFDIGLDSLLAVELKNTLEKSLARSLSATLLFDYPSLEKLVDHLGEGLSSLDKNAQENAVKPNSLVNSEKDEIEGEEDFDEDDIAALLDDSRLDLAESLMEE; this is translated from the coding sequence GTGGAAGCCTTTATAAAGAAAGTGAGACATCTTTCGCCAAAACAAGTGATGCTGCTTGCTGTAGAACAGCAGAAAAAATTACAAAAGTTCAGCGCACACAGTAAAGAACCTATCGCAATAATTGGTGCCGCTTGTAAAATGCCAGCCGGTGCAAATGATTTGGCTAGCTATTGGGCATTACTTGCAGCAGGCAAAGACGGTATCACCAGTTCGAGCAATGAACGCTGGAATATGGACGATTTTTACAGCAAAGATAAAAGTGCGCCCGGTAAAATGTATACCAAACGATTGGGTTTGGTAGATGGAGTAGACACATTTGACGCTGAATTTTTTGGCATTGCTCCCAAAGAAGCCGAACGCATGGACCCGCAACAACGTATTCTATTAGAGACTTGCTGGCATGCACTAGAGCATGCTGGACAATGTAGTAAGACGTTATCAGGTACACGCACAGGAGTGTTTATCGGTGCGTGTAATCAAGACTATACCAACCTGCGAATAGGAATTGCCAACCGTTTAGGGCATGAAACCGTAACACCCTACGATGGTACAGGCACTACATTCAGTGTGGCCGCAGGCCGCATCGCGTATACACTTGGCTTGCAGGGCCCCTGTTTTACCATTGATACAGCCTGTTCTTCATCTCTTGTCGCATTACATTTAGCAACGCAAAGTTTACTTAGCGGTGAATCCGACATGGCCATTTGCGGTGGGGTGAGCCTTATACTCGATCCAACCACGTCGATTATTTTTTCGAAAGCAAACATGTTATCGGCAGACGGGCGCTGTAAAACGTTCGATGCGAAAGCTGATGGCTATGTTCGCGGCGAAGGGTGTGGTGTTGTTGTACTAAAACGCCTGAGCGCAGCAGAAAAAGACGGCGATCGAATAGTAGGTTTATTGGCCGGTAGCGCGCTTAACCAAGATGGTGCTAGCCAAGGCCTTACGGCCCCAAATGAAAATGCGCAAGCCGCTTTACTGCGAGAAGCATTGGCTAATGCGGGCCTTAAGGCGGACGACATAGACTACATAGAGGCTCACGGTACGGGCACCTCTCTAGGTGATCCGATTGAAATGTCTGCTATTAGTAGCGTGTTCGGAAAACGCGATAATAAACCCCCGCTACGTGTTGGCTCAGCAAAAACAAATATTGGGCACACCGAGGCAGCCTCGGGCATGGCAGGGCTTATCAAAGTACTGTTGTCCATGGAAAATGAAACTATTCCACCGCATATAAATTTTTCTGAACCGAGTCCGCTCATTCCATGGGACGAAATGTCGGTTGAAATTCCAACAAAATGCCAGCCGTGGAAAAAAAACACCAAAACACGTTATGCCGGCGTAAGCTCCTTTGGGTTTAGTGGTTCCAACGCGCATATTATTCTGGCCGAAGCACCCGCCCCAAAAAAACCGAAGCACTCAACCCAAATACCCGGCCAAGCGCCGTATATTCTTCCTCTGTCAGCCAAAAGCAGCGATGCACTGGTACAGCAGGCAAAACAACTTCAAGCGTTGGTAGCCAAAAAACCTTCTGTTGATTTAGCGAGTTTGTGTGCTGCGGCATCAACAGGACGTAACCATTTTAAAGTGCGTGACAGTCTTGTTTTTCATGACCTAGCGGAATTACAAGAGCAACTTAAAATGTCCGTTAACGGTGAAGAAACTACCGGCTGCACACCCGCGAATACCGCATTTCTGTTCAGCGGGCAGGGCTCACAATATTGGGGAATGGCACGTCAACTGTATAAGCGAGAAGCCTTTTTTAAACAAACTCTAGATCAATGTGAACAGTTATTAACTGAGCATATGGATATTGGCCTTACAGAATTGCTATGGGGTGAAGATCAAGAAGCGTTAAATAATACACGTTATACGCAACCTGTATTGTTTGCTGTACAGTTTTCCATGGCCAAACTTTGGCAACATTGGGGCATGAAGCCTTCTGTAGTTCTAGGGCATAGCGTAGGTGAATATGTTGCCGCTTGTATTGCGGGTGTCTTTACCGTAGCAGATGCTTTAAAACTAATTGCTGCTCGTGGCCGGTTAATGCAAGAACGGTGCGCGCCCGGCGGTATGGCCGTTATTTTTAAAGGCCTAGGCGAAGTTCAGCAATTATTGGCTGAACATTCATGTCGGTTGGATATTGCGGCTATTAACGGGCCCGACAATACCGTTGTGTCGGGCGAAAAAGGCGCACTACAGAAATTTATCTGCGCACTAGAAGAGCAAAACATTCGAACGGTATCGCTGGTGGTTTCTCATGCTTTCCATTCGACCATGATGGATTCTATGCTCGACGAGTTCCGAGACGTTGCACAAAGTATTCAATACACATCGCCAACCCTAAGTGTTATCTCAAATGTAACGGGTAAAATGGCCTACGATGAACTTTGTTCCGCAGACTATTGGGTGTCTCATGTTCGATCACCCGTTAATTTTTACCAAAGCATTAACACGATCGCTGAAAACGGGGTAAATATTTGTCTGGAAGTTGGGCCAGGTACTAGCTTATTGGCTATGGCCAAACCAATAATTGCAAGCCAACACGATAATCCCGAAAACTATTATTGGTTTTCGTCTATGGGACGAAAATTTAATGACGGGGAAAAAATTCTTGAGACCCTTGCAGGCCTTTACCGAATGGGGCTCGAGGTAAATTGGGGTAATTTTTACGCGTCTACACAGCTCGAACATGTTGATTTACCCCGTTATCCTTTCCAACGTAATCGGTATTGGATGACACAACATCAATTGGGTGAATCATTCACTACTCCATCTCTCCGGGAAGGTTCTCTGAACAACGGCCATCCTTTGCTCGGCTCTCAACTTGATATTGCTCTGGCTGACAAACATTATTTCGAAAGTTATTTAAGTTTAGAGTCTCCCGCTTACATGGACGAACACCGCTTATACGGTGTGCCTGTTGTTGCGGGCGCGTCCCATACCAGTGCTTTACTACAAGCTGCAGGGCAGCATTATGCGCAGGACACGCACTTACAAATACGGGACATTGCCTTTTCTAAAGCGTTAGTATTAAACGAAAAAGTTGAAGGACTACTGTGTTCCAAGGCCACAAAAGTACAAATTGTATTAAATTCACTTGACGAAAAAGACGAAACGCTTTCGGCCTGCATGCTAAGTCAGCCTATCAACAGTGAAGCGAAAGGCACATGGCAAACCCATGTAAGTGCTAAAATTTCAAAGGCTAAAACAGTCCCTGCATCGCCTATAACTAGCATCACCGCTTTACACGCAGGTATGGGGCAAGATCTCACCTCCGAAATTTTCTACGAAGGATTTTGGGAAAAGGGCTATACCATTGGTACCGCATTTAAGTGGCTGGGAGAAGGGCGTAAGGGTAAAAATTCCGCAATACGAGAACTATCGCTTACGGGTCGCTCTGAGATTAGTGAAGATTATTTATTCTATCCTGGTTTACTGGATGCATGTTTCCAGGTCATCGATAGGGCCGACCCCAATCTAAGTGGGAAAAAGGACGGCGAAACACTTTTTGTACCTTTCCATATTGATGAATTCAATTTTTATAAGGTAATTGACCCGAGTAAAAAACTTTATTGCTATGTTGAGCTGCTTGTTGATAGTCAACAAGGTACCGGCTCAAAAATCCTCAGTGATTTATGGATACTGTCCGACGAAAATGAGGTTATCGCACACATCAAGGGGTTCGAAGCACGAAAAACGACGCGGACATTATTACAGGCAACATTGGATGCAGCGCAACCTACCGTAAGCAATGATCAACACCAAAACGCTGTAAACGATATTTACATTGAACAATGGCAGACGATAGAAAATAGCACAGCTGAAATATCCCGTACAGCGCACGAAAAACCCTTGTTAATTTTGGTGAGCAAGAAAAATAGAAGTTGGGCACAAACCTGTTTTGATAATGGCGAACGCCCCGTGCTCTTTGTAATACCAAGCACAACAACCTGCGCAGCACCGAACGTTGCACACTTTCAGAATAATGCCAGCGTAGAAATGGTGCTTAATAGCGATGACCACTGGCAAGCCCTTTGGGATGTAATGGGAACCATTGCCGCCGGCCAATGGCAGGCGCTTTATACGTTGGGGCTAGATTGTGAGAACAACTTAGAGCGCAGCATAAATGCGAACGTAGCAGTTCCGAACGACGCTGAACTTTATTTGCCGCTATTACAGTGTCTACAACAGGTTCAAAAAATGCCGGCCAGTAATATCGTTCACTTGGCCTGCTTAAGTCGTCGTGGCCACTTAATAGAGCCTGCAGACTCAGTAGACCCATTGCAGAGAATGATGTGGGGAATGCTTCGTAGCGCACAGTTAGAGCTCCCTAATATATCGGTGCAGATGATAGACATCGATGCCGTAAACGCAACGACTGGCGATCAACTTACAACAATTTTACATTCCTCCCGCGCGTCATTGCAGACAGAACAACTGGGGATTCGCTCCGGCTCGCTCTACGTCAATCGTTTACAGCCAATGACGCCTACACACAGTGTTGAGAACACTGAAAATATCGCCATTGATCACGAAAAAATAATTCTAATTACTGGGGGTCTTGGCGGCTTAGGATTGTCCATCGCAAAGTCATGCATTGATAAGGGCGCTAAACATGTGGCGTTACTCAGTCGACGGGCACCAAACGACGAGATTAACCTCACGTTAGATGGCCTACGCGAGCACGCAAGTATTTATTGTTTACAGGCCGATATTGGCGAGCGCGACTCACTTATCAACGCCTTATCTCAGTTACCGGCCAACAGATCTATTGGCGGCGTCGTACACGCTGCGGGCGTACTACATGACGGCCTGCTTAACCAGTTAACCGCCGATAGTTTTCAACACGTTACGCGACCAAAAATTCAAGGCGCGTGGAACTTACACACCTTGATTGACAACACCGCATTAGATTTTTTTGTGATGTTCTCGTCGATAGCCGCTACCTGTGGTTCAACAGGACAAGCCAACTACGCTGCCGGTAATGCATTTTTAGATGGTTTAGCAGAGCTGCGGCGTTCGCAGGGTGTTACTGCCGCAAGTATTCAATGGGGGCCGTGGGGCGAAAGTGGAATGGCGACTCGTTTAGATGAACGCCATCTCGGCTTAATGGCAGCGCGTGGTTTGGAGCCGTTGAGTGATCAACGCGGCTTAGAAGCCTTTCACATCCTTCGTACAGGTGAAACTGCTGATGTTAGTTTGGTAGCGCATATTGACTGGAACCGCTATGTCGATGCCTTGCCTTTTAGCGGCCAAAATCGCCCAGCATTTTACCGCGACTTGCTAACGCCAACCCTAATAAAAAAAGAAGAACAACTTATAGATGCCTTGATGACGTTGCCTGCCGACGAGCGTAACGCCCATCTAAAAGATTACTTGCAAACATTATTAGCGAAAACATTAGGCTTTAAAGATAAGCGTAAAATAAAAAATCGCGACAAATTATTCGACATTGGCTTAGATTCATTACTGGCCGTTGAACTGAAAAACACCTTGGAAAAATCCTTGGCAAGAAGCCTGAGCGCCACGTTACTATTTGATTACCCAAGCTTGGAAAAGCTGGTAGATCACCTAGGAGAAGGGCTCAGCAGTCTCGATAAAAACGCACAGGAAAATGCGGTTAAACCAAACAGTTTAGTGAATAGCGAAAAGGATGAGATCGAGGGCGAGGAAGATTTCGACGAAGACGATATTGCCGCGCTTCTAGATGATTCGCGATTGGATTTAGCTGAGAGTTTAATGGAGGAATAA
- a CDS encoding type I polyketide synthase, translating into MMANPQDDKKVSQELAKRLKKSYAVIDALESKLHAQRASDIEPIAIVGMACRFPGGVNSPEDFWQLLIDEKDGITDVPKERWDIDKYHGDGAQGDAKVTSRRGGFIDDVDLFDANFFGLSPKEAGSLDPQQRILLEVVWQALEEGNRIPETLYGSDTGVYVAMSGSDYMLTQAKYFGEDNINAYFGTGNAHAAACGRIAYFLGLQGPCFSVDTACSSSLVALHNAVTSLRSNESTAAIVASANLNLTPDVNLTFSAANMLAPDGRCKTFDQSADGYVRGEGVAAVVLKRLSEAQKDGDTVHAVIRGSALNQDGASSGLTVPNGIAQQDVIRKALKNARLKAHDISYVEAHGTGTALGDPIEVSALGASYCQERTHDNPLYIGSAKTNIGHTEASAGLAGLIKVVLSLKHQQLPRHLHFEQPSTLIPWDQFPLKVVAETTQWDSSSERIAGLSSFGFGGSNGHVIVSETPQPSAMDATSNTVEEHSLSLVKVTAKSAQSLNNLCHRYHEFIQTHTDINLHDFAYTANTARSDHAFRRVLIAADRKTLLQKLHNVTENLNDNINAAEEDAPVAFLFSGQGSQYWGMAKTLYGSETVFRSAIDVCEQHLQAHMDKALCEILWGEDRDIIHVTRYTQPALFALEYALAKLWQSWGVKPAVVLGHSVGEYVAACIAGVFSLADALTLVSARGRLMVELCEQGAMAVVFSNADNVTAFTGNLTEKVTVAAYNGPENTVLSGEPEALSSVLERIEKTGIRTQRLSVSHAFHSPMMAPMLKEFRRVAESIHYHTPKQAIISNLTGELCDDYIASASYWVEHISAPVKYKQSVETLLNESIDTFIELGPHTTLLGMAKVVVTDYCDNNQLGPERELHYLNSLHREKNDLEVITQAFGAAYSVGVNVEWAQQSTGNARRISIPTYAFSRKRYWYQGSEKTNALAGLAQHEKLWLQALREGNAECLGSILSPLNNDENATLSAALQQLSFNHNSLLPQYGYATHWQALDGPTEAGDLNTKTILIIADAIDDSVALEQAAVEKGANAVIVIANDSATVSENDNVYRFDIQQHSLWQTFFDRLTIQKRIADYCVFYRRHGHDNSAKFSFSLIKSFSSVTCFSPECQMLLVTRAAALISDAGTATKENKKDDMDAGHVCALGASRALSAESPDNFLGCLDLESQDGMAVSSVDAHSIVSCLGHSGPNNTVEELMALRDKQFFAPRLERLKATSRSDTFSIHDSGLYLVSGAFGGIGKSVVNWLITKGVKQLALISRRGLDSAAIAACVDSWQSQGVLCHVLQADISDYDGLEQAVECASDNLKNVKGIFHCAGISGNLCDTDALSFAEYESVLLPKVQGSLNIETLITKRKWDHCLDVFVNFSSIASVWGSAGQAGYCAANYFLDKFSQLQKKPYHSLSLNWGPWNDAGMSSEMDADGQLARLGIKGFSHKQAIILLEHALAAGIHQTVVTDVNWQTFIPIVFSRRRSALLQALNVSDNEASEQGEENFPLREQFLTQATAQRKDFLVDEVCRYLRVICELDDSDSIDPKQGFSDLGVDSLLSVEMKVLLQKNIGLKLPSTLLYDYPTPIALANYLLDILQAFLDETGIEITENKSELEKSNVSTSDVLDMSEDDVEALLLAKLSAL; encoded by the coding sequence ATGATGGCGAACCCACAAGACGACAAAAAAGTAAGCCAAGAGCTCGCGAAACGACTCAAAAAATCCTATGCGGTTATTGATGCGCTGGAATCGAAATTACATGCACAGCGGGCCTCTGATATAGAACCCATAGCTATCGTGGGGATGGCTTGCCGTTTTCCGGGCGGCGTTAATTCCCCCGAGGATTTTTGGCAACTGCTAATAGACGAAAAAGACGGCATTACCGATGTACCAAAAGAACGCTGGGATATCGATAAGTATCATGGTGATGGCGCCCAAGGTGATGCGAAAGTAACCAGTCGTCGTGGCGGGTTCATTGATGATGTCGATCTATTCGACGCTAATTTTTTTGGCCTTTCACCAAAAGAAGCCGGTTCCTTGGACCCCCAACAACGCATACTTCTTGAGGTTGTGTGGCAAGCGTTGGAAGAAGGAAACCGTATACCAGAAACGCTTTACGGTAGTGATACTGGCGTCTATGTAGCCATGAGTGGCTCCGACTACATGCTCACACAAGCGAAATATTTTGGGGAAGACAATATTAATGCCTACTTCGGTACAGGTAACGCCCATGCAGCAGCGTGTGGACGTATCGCGTATTTCCTAGGCTTGCAGGGCCCATGTTTTTCTGTAGACACAGCGTGTTCATCATCATTAGTTGCACTTCACAATGCCGTTACTAGTTTGCGTAGTAACGAAAGTACAGCCGCTATTGTTGCCTCCGCCAATTTGAATCTCACGCCAGACGTAAACCTAACATTTTCAGCGGCCAATATGCTCGCACCAGATGGCCGCTGTAAAACTTTCGATCAATCGGCGGATGGTTATGTGCGTGGAGAGGGTGTTGCTGCTGTTGTACTTAAACGCTTAAGTGAGGCTCAGAAAGATGGTGACACTGTTCACGCGGTTATTCGCGGTAGTGCACTGAATCAAGATGGCGCAAGTAGCGGCCTTACCGTTCCTAACGGCATTGCGCAACAAGACGTTATTCGCAAAGCATTAAAAAATGCACGATTAAAGGCGCACGACATTAGTTATGTAGAAGCCCACGGCACGGGTACTGCGCTAGGTGATCCTATAGAAGTATCCGCGCTTGGGGCGAGTTATTGCCAGGAACGTACGCACGATAACCCGTTATATATTGGTTCTGCAAAAACCAATATTGGCCATACTGAAGCAAGTGCAGGGCTAGCGGGTCTAATTAAAGTTGTCTTGTCTTTAAAGCACCAACAATTACCCCGTCACTTACATTTCGAACAGCCAAGCACGTTAATTCCTTGGGATCAATTCCCACTAAAAGTTGTGGCTGAAACAACACAATGGGACAGCAGCAGTGAACGAATTGCGGGATTAAGCTCCTTTGGTTTTGGTGGATCAAATGGCCACGTAATTGTCAGTGAAACACCGCAACCGAGTGCAATGGACGCTACTAGTAATACAGTAGAAGAACATTCCTTATCGCTGGTTAAAGTGACCGCAAAGTCCGCGCAATCATTAAACAACTTATGTCATCGTTACCATGAGTTTATACAAACTCACACCGACATTAACTTGCATGATTTTGCTTATACCGCCAATACCGCGAGAAGTGATCATGCCTTCCGTCGGGTGCTTATTGCTGCCGATAGAAAAACGCTGCTTCAGAAACTTCACAATGTTACTGAAAACCTAAACGACAACATAAACGCGGCAGAAGAAGATGCACCGGTCGCATTTTTATTCAGTGGTCAAGGTTCACAGTACTGGGGCATGGCAAAGACACTATACGGTAGTGAGACAGTCTTTAGATCCGCCATTGATGTTTGCGAGCAGCACCTGCAGGCCCACATGGATAAAGCGCTTTGCGAAATACTATGGGGTGAAGATAGGGACATTATTCATGTAACACGTTACACACAACCAGCACTCTTTGCACTGGAATATGCACTGGCTAAGCTTTGGCAGAGTTGGGGCGTTAAGCCAGCTGTAGTGCTTGGCCACAGCGTTGGCGAATATGTTGCTGCCTGTATCGCAGGCGTATTTTCCCTCGCCGATGCATTAACGTTAGTGTCTGCACGTGGACGTTTAATGGTAGAGCTTTGTGAACAGGGGGCTATGGCGGTAGTGTTTAGTAACGCCGACAACGTTACGGCATTTACGGGTAACCTTACAGAAAAAGTGACGGTGGCAGCTTATAACGGCCCTGAAAATACGGTTTTGTCCGGCGAACCTGAAGCATTATCGTCGGTCCTGGAAAGAATCGAAAAAACCGGTATTCGTACGCAGCGCTTAAGTGTCTCTCACGCTTTTCATTCCCCCATGATGGCGCCAATGCTTAAGGAGTTTCGTCGTGTTGCCGAAAGTATTCATTACCATACGCCCAAGCAAGCGATTATTTCGAACCTCACAGGCGAGCTTTGCGATGATTACATAGCCTCTGCCAGCTACTGGGTAGAACATATCAGCGCGCCGGTTAAATATAAGCAGTCGGTAGAAACCTTATTAAATGAAAGTATCGATACCTTCATCGAGCTAGGGCCGCATACTACCTTGCTGGGCATGGCTAAAGTTGTCGTTACCGACTACTGCGACAACAATCAGCTAGGGCCAGAGCGTGAATTGCATTATCTCAATTCTTTGCACCGCGAAAAAAATGATCTGGAGGTAATCACTCAGGCATTCGGTGCGGCTTATAGCGTTGGTGTAAACGTAGAATGGGCACAACAGAGCACGGGCAATGCCCGGCGTATTAGTATTCCTACTTATGCTTTTTCACGCAAACGCTATTGGTATCAGGGATCAGAAAAAACCAATGCATTAGCGGGCCTAGCACAACACGAAAAACTTTGGTTGCAGGCATTACGTGAAGGTAATGCGGAATGTCTTGGTAGTATTCTCAGCCCCTTAAATAACGACGAAAACGCAACGCTTTCGGCAGCACTGCAACAACTTTCGTTTAACCACAATAGTCTTTTACCGCAGTATGGTTATGCTACCCATTGGCAAGCACTTGATGGCCCGACAGAAGCGGGTGATCTAAACACCAAAACGATTTTAATTATCGCCGATGCGATCGATGATAGTGTAGCGCTCGAACAGGCCGCGGTCGAAAAGGGCGCTAACGCTGTTATTGTTATCGCGAACGATAGCGCAACGGTGTCTGAAAACGATAACGTTTATCGTTTTGATATTCAGCAGCATTCCTTGTGGCAGACTTTTTTCGATCGATTAACGATTCAAAAAAGAATCGCAGATTACTGCGTCTTTTACCGCCGTCATGGCCACGACAACAGTGCAAAATTCAGTTTCTCATTAATTAAATCATTTAGTAGCGTTACGTGCTTTTCGCCAGAATGTCAGATGCTTTTAGTGACTCGCGCAGCCGCATTAATTAGCGACGCGGGTACAGCGACGAAAGAAAATAAAAAAGACGATATGGATGCCGGCCATGTCTGCGCGCTCGGCGCTAGCCGAGCACTTTCGGCTGAATCACCGGACAATTTTTTGGGCTGCCTAGATCTTGAGTCTCAAGATGGAATGGCCGTTAGCTCCGTTGACGCACACTCAATTGTCAGCTGTTTAGGGCACAGTGGCCCAAACAATACTGTCGAAGAACTCATGGCATTGCGCGATAAGCAGTTTTTTGCACCGAGATTAGAAAGGCTAAAGGCAACCTCTCGCAGTGATACCTTTAGCATCCATGACAGCGGCCTTTATCTCGTGAGTGGTGCTTTCGGCGGTATAGGCAAAAGTGTTGTGAACTGGCTCATAACGAAGGGTGTTAAACAACTTGCGTTAATTAGCCGCCGTGGTTTAGACAGTGCTGCAATCGCAGCCTGTGTTGATAGCTGGCAATCCCAGGGTGTGCTATGTCATGTGTTGCAGGCGGATATTAGTGATTATGACGGGCTAGAACAAGCCGTTGAGTGTGCGAGCGATAACCTGAAAAACGTTAAAGGTATTTTTCATTGTGCTGGAATTAGTGGCAACTTATGCGATACCGATGCCTTAAGTTTTGCTGAGTATGAAAGTGTACTGTTACCCAAAGTACAGGGTAGCTTAAACATCGAGACACTAATTACCAAAAGAAAGTGGGACCATTGCCTCGATGTATTTGTTAACTTTTCTTCAATAGCCTCGGTGTGGGGCTCCGCTGGACAAGCAGGCTACTGCGCCGCTAATTATTTTCTTGATAAATTCAGTCAGCTTCAGAAGAAACCTTATCATTCTCTGTCTCTTAATTGGGGCCCCTGGAATGATGCGGGAATGAGCAGCGAGATGGATGCTGACGGGCAACTGGCACGTTTAGGTATTAAAGGTTTTAGTCACAAGCAAGCGATTATTTTACTGGAACACGCATTGGCAGCGGGCATTCATCAGACGGTCGTTACAGATGTTAATTGGCAGACCTTTATACCGATTGTTTTCTCTCGACGCCGTAGCGCTCTGTTGCAGGCGCTTAACGTGTCAGACAACGAGGCTTCAGAGCAGGGGGAAGAGAACTTTCCTCTGCGAGAACAATTTCTAACGCAGGCAACGGCTCAACGAAAAGATTTTTTAGTTGACGAAGTGTGTCGCTATTTACGCGTAATCTGCGAGCTAGACGATAGCGATAGCATCGATCCTAAACAAGGTTTTTCCGATCTCGGTGTAGATTCTCTATTGTCGGTAGAAATGAAAGTATTATTACAAAAAAATATAGGGCTAAAACTTCCGTCAACGTTGTTGTATGACTACCCCACGCCAATCGCCTTAGCGAATTATTTGCTAGATATTTTGCAGGCGTTTTTGGACGAGACGGGCATTGAAATAACCGAAAATAAAAGCGAACTAGAGAAAAGCAATGTGTCAACGTCAGATGTTCTAGATATGAGTGAAGACGACGTTGAAGCATTGTTGCTCGCCAAACTTAGTGCCCTATAA